One Clostridium estertheticum DNA segment encodes these proteins:
- a CDS encoding adenylosuccinate synthase, whose translation MSAFIILGAQWGDEGKGKMTDYLAEGADVVVRFQGGNNAGHTVVVGEKEYKLHLIPSGILYKDKLNVIGNGVVVDPEALFTEIDYLEALGENITPERLMISDRSQVIMPYHKELDNLYEIARGKNDIGTTKKGIGPCYTDKFERSGIRVCDLMKKDVFKEKLQTSLSMKNDIITKVLGGKALDFDTIYTQYLEYAEKMRPFVKDISVKVFDAIKAGKNVLFEGAQGTLLDIDYGSYPFVTSSNTIAGGVCTGAGIGPTMITNAVGIAKAYTTRVGKGPFPTELENEVGEWIREKGFEFGVTTGRARRCGWLDLVILKTAARISGLTSFAVTKIDTLAGLEKIQICVGYEFEGSVIDYFPASLEDLAKCVPVYEEFDGWDENIADARSYDELPENAKIYIKRIEEFTGVKVSIVSVGPKRDQTMVLTEI comes from the coding sequence ATGTCAGCATTTATTATTTTAGGAGCTCAATGGGGAGACGAAGGTAAAGGTAAGATGACGGATTATCTTGCTGAGGGAGCTGATGTGGTTGTCAGATTCCAAGGCGGAAATAATGCAGGTCACACTGTAGTCGTAGGAGAAAAAGAATATAAGCTTCACTTAATTCCATCAGGAATATTATATAAAGATAAATTGAATGTAATAGGTAATGGAGTGGTTGTAGACCCAGAAGCTCTATTTACAGAAATTGACTATTTAGAAGCGTTAGGCGAGAACATAACTCCAGAAAGATTAATGATTAGTGATAGATCACAGGTTATAATGCCATACCATAAAGAGTTAGATAATCTATATGAAATAGCTAGAGGCAAAAATGATATCGGAACTACCAAAAAAGGTATTGGCCCTTGTTATACTGATAAATTTGAAAGAAGCGGAATTAGAGTTTGTGATTTAATGAAAAAAGATGTTTTCAAAGAAAAGCTTCAAACTAGTTTATCAATGAAGAATGACATAATAACAAAAGTTTTGGGTGGCAAAGCACTAGATTTTGATACAATATATACACAGTACCTAGAGTACGCAGAAAAAATGAGACCTTTTGTAAAAGATATATCAGTAAAAGTTTTTGACGCAATAAAAGCAGGTAAAAATGTTCTATTTGAAGGAGCACAAGGAACTTTACTTGATATAGATTATGGCTCATATCCTTTTGTAACTTCTTCTAATACTATTGCCGGAGGAGTTTGTACTGGAGCAGGGATAGGACCTACTATGATAACAAATGCTGTAGGAATAGCTAAGGCATATACTACAAGAGTAGGAAAAGGACCATTTCCAACAGAGCTTGAGAATGAAGTTGGAGAGTGGATTCGCGAAAAAGGCTTTGAATTTGGTGTAACAACAGGCAGAGCAAGAAGATGTGGATGGCTTGACCTTGTTATATTAAAAACTGCAGCAAGAATCTCAGGACTTACTAGCTTTGCTGTAACTAAAATAGATACCTTAGCAGGACTTGAAAAAATTCAAATCTGTGTAGGATATGAATTTGAAGGAAGTGTTATAGATTATTTCCCAGCAAGTTTGGAGGATTTAGCTAAATGCGTTCCAGTATATGAAGAGTTTGATGGTTGGGATGAAAATATAGCTGATGCAAGAAGTTATGATGAACTTCCTGAGAATGCAAAAATATACATAAAGAGAATAGAAGAATTTACAGGAGTTAAAGTTTCTATAGTATCAGTAGGACCTAAAAGAGATCAGACTATGGTATTAACTGAAATATAA
- a CDS encoding ABC transporter permease, producing the protein MNHLNKKDFVIIGSKDESFDEPYQYTQIRNPIRIFFKNKLAVTSLIILLIIIAIVIFGPLFNNYQYDKEDLYAHNFKPSLEHWFGTDTVGRDIFIRVCLGGRISLLVGVVVATINLIIGIIYGGICAYYGGIVDDIIMRIVEIILCVPNLIIILLIYMILIPSITGLIIAMSLTGWCTVTRIVRAQLLQLKEQDYILAAHALGATSARIISKHLIGNLINTAIVVISLEIPSVMLNEATLSYLGFGVQPPDLSWGLVANQSQFAFIFYPYQTFIPVTFIAITIICFNFIGEGLQNVFDPTFLN; encoded by the coding sequence ATGAATCACTTAAATAAAAAGGATTTTGTTATTATTGGTTCTAAAGATGAGTCTTTTGATGAGCCATACCAATATACGCAGATTAGAAATCCAATTAGAATCTTTTTTAAAAATAAGCTGGCTGTCACTTCACTAATAATACTGTTAATTATTATCGCAATAGTCATTTTTGGGCCACTCTTTAATAATTATCAATATGACAAAGAAGATTTATATGCGCATAATTTTAAGCCCTCCCTTGAGCATTGGTTTGGCACAGATACGGTGGGCCGTGATATTTTTATACGGGTATGCTTAGGTGGCAGAATATCTTTACTTGTTGGTGTTGTTGTAGCTACCATTAATTTAATAATTGGAATTATATATGGTGGTATATGTGCATATTATGGAGGAATTGTGGATGATATAATTATGAGAATAGTTGAAATAATATTGTGTGTTCCTAATTTAATTATTATTCTTTTAATTTATATGATTCTTATTCCAAGCATAACTGGTTTGATTATAGCTATGAGCTTAACCGGTTGGTGCACAGTTACTAGAATTGTTAGAGCTCAGTTATTACAGCTTAAGGAACAAGACTACATACTCGCCGCTCATGCACTAGGTGCAACCTCTGCAAGAATTATAAGTAAGCATTTAATAGGTAATCTTATTAATACTGCCATAGTTGTTATTTCCTTGGAAATTCCTTCAGTTATGCTTAATGAAGCTACATTAAGTTATTTAGGCTTTGGTGTACAACCTCCTGATTTGAGTTGGGGATTAGTAGCAAATCAATCTCAGTTTGCCTTTATATTCTACCCTTATCAAACCTTTATACCCGTTACTTTTATAGCCATAACAATAATTTGTTTTAATTTTATAGGTGAGGGTTTACAAAATGTTTTTGATCCCACATTTTTAAATTAA
- a CDS encoding acyl-[acyl-carrier-protein] thioesterase, which translates to MSRIPAVTERSYNVHYYEVDIHKRALISSIIDYLGDMAMYQSEILGVGIEHLKENKMAWVLYKWDITMESYPLLNETIKVKTFAYSFRKFYAYRKHEIIDAEGNRIGYANSVWILINTDRRRPIRITKDMYGAYGIDDSNNTPIDIEDIISITTVDCEKSFQVRYSDIDTNMHVNNVKYVAWALETVPKDIVLNCELKNIKVTYEKETTYGEIIKVSTEIIREKDKTICRHKIINEESTELTLLESTWI; encoded by the coding sequence ATGAGTAGAATTCCAGCGGTTACAGAAAGAAGTTATAATGTTCATTACTATGAAGTAGATATTCATAAAAGAGCCTTAATTTCAAGTATTATTGATTATCTTGGAGATATGGCTATGTATCAAAGTGAAATTTTGGGTGTTGGCATAGAACATCTTAAAGAGAACAAAATGGCATGGGTGTTATATAAATGGGACATAACAATGGAGTCATATCCACTATTAAATGAAACCATAAAGGTAAAAACTTTTGCATATTCTTTCAGAAAATTTTATGCCTATAGGAAGCATGAAATTATTGATGCAGAAGGAAATAGAATAGGATACGCTAATTCCGTGTGGATTCTAATAAATACAGATAGACGAAGGCCAATAAGAATTACTAAAGATATGTATGGCGCCTATGGTATAGATGACAGTAATAATACGCCTATAGATATTGAGGATATAATATCTATAACTACAGTAGATTGCGAGAAAAGCTTCCAAGTGAGATATAGTGATATCGATACCAACATGCACGTAAATAATGTTAAATATGTTGCTTGGGCTTTAGAAACAGTTCCTAAGGATATAGTACTAAATTGTGAACTAAAGAATATCAAGGTAACCTACGAAAAAGAAACAACCTATGGAGAAATCATAAAAGTAAGCACTGAAATTATAAGAGAAAAAGATAAAACAATATGTAGACATAAAATCATAAATGAAGAGAGCACTGAGCTTACCCTCTTAGAAAGTACTTGGATATAG
- a CDS encoding ECF transporter S component — protein sequence MINHSFEKRRVKTNQLTTIGMLSAICVVLGLTGYGFIPLPGAKATIMHIPVIIGSIIGGPIVGMAIGLIFGIFSIMQNIMAPNILSFAFINPLVSVLPRVLIGFTSYYVYKLSFTKNDSLKIGLATVVGSLTNTFGVLTMIYILYAAKFAASKGIDPSIAAKTIYSIAVINGVPEAIIATIITIPVILSIKKMKK from the coding sequence ATGATCAATCATTCTTTTGAAAAGAGAAGGGTAAAAACAAATCAACTTACAACTATCGGAATGCTATCAGCTATTTGTGTAGTACTGGGATTAACGGGATATGGTTTTATTCCACTGCCTGGTGCAAAAGCTACTATCATGCATATTCCTGTTATTATAGGGTCTATAATAGGTGGACCAATAGTTGGAATGGCTATTGGATTAATATTTGGAATTTTTAGCATTATGCAAAATATTATGGCTCCAAATATTCTATCTTTTGCTTTTATAAATCCGCTAGTATCTGTATTACCAAGAGTTCTTATTGGTTTTACTTCATACTATGTTTATAAATTAAGTTTTACTAAAAATGATAGCCTAAAAATTGGATTAGCTACTGTTGTTGGGTCTTTAACTAACACCTTTGGTGTTCTTACTATGATATATATTTTATATGCAGCTAAATTCGCTGCTTCTAAAGGCATAGACCCGTCTATTGCTGCCAAGACCATTTATAGTATAGCAGTAATAAATGGTGTTCCTGAAGCTATAATAGCTACTATAATTACCATACCGGTCATACTGTCAATTAAAAAGATGAAAAAATAA
- a CDS encoding DUF1858 domain-containing protein, translating into MILTKDMTIGEVVRQKPESVEVLMGFGMGCVGCPSAQAETLEEAAMVHGLDLEALMAKLNA; encoded by the coding sequence ATGATATTAACTAAGGATATGACAATAGGTGAAGTTGTAAGACAAAAACCAGAATCAGTTGAAGTACTTATGGGATTTGGAATGGGTTGCGTAGGATGTCCTTCAGCACAAGCTGAAACATTAGAAGAAGCAGCAATGGTTCATGGTCTTGATTTAGAAGCATTAATGGCTAAATTAAACGCATAA
- a CDS encoding TM2 domain-containing protein: MFCHNCSAQNDDGSNFCKTCGINLLIQQNRTEVRTVSDKNWLVALLLCVFLGGIGIHRFYVGKTGTGILMILTFGGFGIWILVDLISIATNSFTDINGLHLNKNMYNY; encoded by the coding sequence ATGTTCTGTCATAATTGTAGCGCTCAAAATGATGATGGATCTAATTTCTGTAAAACCTGTGGCATCAATTTATTAATTCAACAGAATAGGACCGAAGTAAGAACTGTTAGTGACAAAAATTGGTTAGTTGCACTATTGTTGTGTGTCTTTCTTGGCGGAATTGGCATTCATAGATTTTATGTAGGTAAAACCGGTACAGGAATTTTAATGATTTTAACTTTTGGTGGTTTTGGTATATGGATATTAGTTGATTTGATTTCAATTGCTACTAATTCATTTACTGATATAAATGGGTTACATTTAAATAAAAATATGTATAACTACTAA
- a CDS encoding phosphatase PAP2 family protein — MKKFKSDLIALSFMASIVVSIIFYKLLNNGDGNINSLVTNVDQTIPFLKIFILPYVTWYGYIAVGLIYLCMKNRKTYYTSLISLNIGLVICYIIYAIFQTTVPRPIVAGTDILSKLVNMIYKYDNPFNCFPSMHVTTTYIIMKGINGTENNIIISFIFNIIGILIIISTQFVKQHVVLDLVFAILLSEVIFRFINNSKKEDIAILFYKRYKNI, encoded by the coding sequence ATGAAAAAGTTTAAAAGTGACTTAATTGCATTGAGTTTTATGGCATCAATTGTAGTTTCTATTATTTTTTATAAACTCTTAAATAATGGAGATGGAAATATAAATAGTTTAGTAACAAATGTAGATCAGACAATACCATTTCTTAAAATATTTATACTGCCGTATGTAACATGGTATGGATATATTGCTGTAGGCTTAATATATCTATGTATGAAAAATCGCAAAACTTATTATACTTCTCTTATTAGTTTAAATATTGGTCTAGTGATATGTTATATTATATATGCAATTTTTCAAACCACAGTGCCTAGACCAATAGTCGCTGGCACAGATATATTATCTAAATTAGTGAATATGATATATAAATATGATAATCCTTTTAATTGCTTTCCAAGTATGCACGTCACAACAACATATATTATTATGAAAGGCATTAATGGTACTGAAAACAATATAATTATAAGTTTTATTTTTAATATAATAGGGATACTTATAATTATATCTACTCAATTTGTTAAGCAACATGTGGTATTGGATTTGGTATTTGCTATTCTATTAAGTGAAGTAATATTTAGATTTATAAATAATAGTAAAAAAGAAGATATTGCTATCTTATTTTATAAAAGGTACAAAAATATATAA
- a CDS encoding 3'-5' exoribonuclease YhaM family protein → MEIKKISEIKKGDRIEGFFVIKSVDSKVSNNSNTNKYLDFNLGDATGDINAKLWECNEELENTFKQNILVKVKGSVNEWRGKLQLKIEMIRLPEERDEVNICDYVAVAPYSSEKMYDDILNYLSKIKNTDIQNVVTNILGDNEEKLMHYPAAKSNHHAIRSGLLYHTTTMLKAGEKLGEIYTFLNMDLLYAGIILHDIGKIYEMNASELGIVSEYTVEGQLIGHIVQGIKMIETASIQVKADKEVTMLLQHMVLAHHYEAEYGSPKKPMIPEAEMLHHLDIMDARMYDMNKALNDTEEGKFSERIWSLDNISIYKSFLNK, encoded by the coding sequence ATGGAAATTAAAAAGATAAGTGAAATAAAAAAAGGTGATAGGATTGAAGGCTTTTTTGTTATAAAATCTGTAGACAGCAAGGTTTCTAATAATAGTAATACAAATAAATATTTAGACTTTAATTTAGGAGATGCCACAGGGGATATAAATGCAAAGCTTTGGGAATGCAATGAAGAATTAGAAAATACCTTTAAGCAAAATATTTTAGTGAAGGTCAAAGGTAGTGTAAATGAGTGGCGAGGAAAGCTTCAATTAAAAATTGAAATGATAAGACTACCAGAGGAAAGAGATGAAGTTAATATTTGTGATTATGTTGCAGTGGCGCCATATTCATCAGAAAAAATGTATGATGATATTTTAAATTATCTATCTAAAATTAAAAATACAGATATTCAAAATGTAGTTACAAATATTTTAGGTGATAATGAAGAGAAGCTTATGCATTACCCTGCAGCTAAGTCTAATCATCATGCTATAAGATCAGGACTGCTATATCATACTACCACCATGCTTAAGGCCGGAGAAAAATTAGGTGAAATCTATACTTTTTTAAATATGGATTTGTTATATGCAGGTATAATACTTCATGACATTGGTAAAATATACGAAATGAATGCTAGTGAACTTGGAATTGTATCAGAGTATACAGTGGAAGGTCAACTTATAGGCCATATAGTTCAAGGAATTAAAATGATAGAAACAGCAAGTATTCAGGTTAAGGCGGATAAGGAAGTAACCATGCTACTACAACATATGGTGCTAGCTCATCACTATGAAGCGGAATATGGTAGCCCTAAAAAACCTATGATACCAGAAGCTGAAATGTTACATCATTTAGATATAATGGATGCAAGAATGTATGATATGAATAAGGCATTAAATGATACTGAGGAAGGTAAATTTTCTGAAAGAATATGGTCGCTAGATAATATAAGTATTTATAAGAGTTTTCTTAATAAATAA
- a CDS encoding NAD(P)/FAD-dependent oxidoreductase, with protein MKKNYDVVIVGAGPAGIFTALEITNKKPELSVLIVDKGRSIEKRKCPARENGKCVKCNPCGITFGWSGAGAFSDGKLSLSPEVGGRLLEYLTEDESKKLIKYCDDIYIKFGANEKVYGLNSDKVDEIKYEASKYNIRLVECPVRHLGTELAYEVLKSMYHHLMDNTNTEFVELSEVEEILIEDNKATGILLKNKDGVVKVDARYVVAAPGRGGAEWVSNEAKKHNIVVTNNAVDIGLRVEVPNSVMDHLTKDLYEAKLVYYSDTFDSKVRTFCMNPGGVVSAEYYDDNKIAVVNGHSYSDKSLRTTNTNFAMLVSTTFTEPFNQPIDYGKYIAQLGNMLTGGGIMVQRLGDLLKGRRTDDHRLAKSTTVPTLKSAVPGDLSFVLPQRHLTSIVEALKAFDKIAPGLYSKNTLLYGVEVKFYSSKISTNDKFETSISNLYTIGDGAGITRGLMQASTTGVVVARDIAKKED; from the coding sequence ATGAAAAAAAATTATGATGTAGTTATTGTAGGAGCCGGACCCGCGGGAATATTTACGGCACTAGAAATTACAAATAAAAAACCTGAACTTAGTGTACTTATAGTTGATAAGGGAAGAAGTATAGAGAAAAGAAAATGTCCAGCTAGAGAAAATGGAAAATGTGTTAAATGTAATCCTTGTGGGATAACATTTGGATGGTCAGGCGCTGGAGCTTTTTCAGATGGTAAGCTTTCTCTAAGCCCTGAGGTGGGTGGAAGACTTCTTGAATATTTAACTGAAGATGAATCAAAAAAATTAATAAAGTATTGTGATGACATTTATATAAAATTTGGAGCAAATGAAAAGGTATATGGACTTAATAGTGATAAGGTTGACGAAATCAAATACGAAGCAAGTAAATATAATATTCGTCTTGTTGAATGCCCAGTAAGGCATTTAGGAACGGAACTCGCCTATGAAGTTTTAAAATCTATGTACCATCATTTAATGGATAATACAAATACAGAATTTGTAGAACTTAGTGAAGTGGAAGAAATATTAATAGAAGATAATAAAGCCACTGGGATATTGTTAAAGAATAAAGACGGAGTGGTTAAGGTTGATGCAAGGTATGTTGTAGCAGCGCCAGGTAGAGGTGGGGCAGAGTGGGTTTCAAATGAAGCAAAAAAACATAACATTGTGGTTACTAATAATGCAGTAGATATTGGACTTCGCGTAGAGGTACCTAATTCTGTTATGGATCATTTAACGAAGGACTTATATGAAGCGAAATTAGTATATTATTCTGATACCTTTGACAGTAAGGTTAGAACCTTTTGTATGAACCCAGGTGGAGTAGTGTCAGCAGAATATTATGATGATAATAAGATTGCAGTTGTAAATGGTCATAGTTACTCAGATAAATCTCTTAGAACAACTAATACAAATTTTGCAATGCTTGTATCTACTACTTTTACTGAGCCCTTCAATCAACCCATTGATTATGGAAAATATATAGCTCAGCTAGGTAATATGTTAACTGGCGGAGGTATAATGGTTCAAAGACTGGGGGATTTACTAAAAGGAAGAAGAACAGATGATCATAGACTGGCTAAATCAACTACTGTTCCTACACTAAAATCAGCAGTACCAGGAGATTTAAGCTTTGTATTACCACAAAGGCACTTAACTTCTATTGTGGAAGCATTAAAGGCTTTTGATAAGATAGCACCAGGGTTATATAGCAAAAACACTTTACTATATGGAGTAGAAGTAAAATTTTATTCTAGTAAGATTAGTACAAATGATAAATTTGAAACATCTATTAGCAATTTATACACCATAGGAGATGGAGCAGGAATAACTAGAGGTCTAATGCAAGCATCCACAACCGGTGTAGTTGTAGCTAGAGATATAGCTAAAAAGGAAGACTAA
- a CDS encoding DUF3006 domain-containing protein, with product MKGIIDRFEGDYAVVELEDRKMININKIKLPIGAQEGMVIHIADSITIDKDDTLKRKKEIEKLTEDLWEK from the coding sequence ATGAAGGGAATAATAGATAGATTTGAAGGGGATTATGCAGTAGTAGAGCTTGAGGATAGAAAAATGATTAATATAAATAAAATAAAATTACCAATAGGAGCGCAGGAAGGTATGGTTATACATATAGCAGATAGTATAACTATTGACAAGGATGATACGTTGAAAAGAAAAAAAGAAATAGAAAAATTAACAGAGGACTTGTGGGAAAAATAA
- the thrS gene encoding threonine--tRNA ligase, translated as MLNIMLKDGNIIQIEQGAKAYDIAMNISPALAKKTLIARINGKATELMTEINCDCDLEILTFEDIEGRLALRHTAAHVLSQAVKRLYPNVKLAIGPAIDNGFYYDFDSEETFTPEILEKIEKEMEKIVKEGFKLEKFVLSREEAIKLMLEKEEPYKAELINNLPEGEIISFYRQGEFVDLCAGPHVPATSYVKAFKLLSVAGAYFRGDENNKMLQRIYGTVFPKKSELESYINMLEEAKKRDHKKLGRELKLFTFMEEGPGFPFFLPNGVVLKNNLIEYWRGIHKKFGYVEIETPIILNRKLWETSGHWQHYKENMYTVNIDEEDFAIKPMNCPGGMLVYKSEPHSYRDLPIRVGELGKVHRHELSGAIQGLMRARAFTQDDAHIFMLPQQIKEEIKGVIRLIDEVYSRFGFKYSVELSTRPENSMGSDEEWQIAESSLAAALNEMNMQYKINQGDGAFYGPKIDFHLEDSLGRRWQCGTIQLDFQLPQRFDLNYIGSDSEKHRPIVIHRVIFGSLERFIGVLIEHFAGKFPTWIAPVQVKVLPISEKFADYAKNVADLLNENNIRVEFDSRVEKIGYKIREARNERVPYILVIGEKEQQEGNVSMRSRKNGDEGTVSLSEFIARVKYEIDNKILEV; from the coding sequence ATGTTAAACATTATGTTAAAGGATGGAAATATTATTCAAATTGAACAAGGTGCAAAGGCTTATGATATTGCTATGAACATTAGTCCAGCACTAGCTAAAAAAACTTTGATTGCAAGAATAAATGGTAAAGCTACAGAACTTATGACTGAAATAAATTGTGATTGCGACCTAGAAATCTTAACGTTTGAAGACATTGAAGGAAGATTGGCATTAAGACATACTGCAGCTCACGTGCTTTCTCAAGCAGTAAAAAGGTTATATCCAAATGTTAAGCTTGCTATTGGTCCTGCAATTGACAATGGGTTTTACTATGATTTTGACTCAGAAGAAACATTTACTCCAGAAATTCTAGAAAAAATAGAAAAGGAAATGGAGAAGATAGTTAAAGAAGGGTTTAAGCTTGAAAAATTTGTGCTTTCAAGGGAAGAAGCTATAAAGCTTATGCTGGAAAAAGAAGAACCATATAAAGCTGAATTGATTAATAATCTACCTGAGGGAGAAATTATATCCTTTTATAGGCAAGGAGAGTTTGTTGATCTTTGTGCAGGTCCACATGTTCCAGCCACTTCATATGTTAAGGCATTTAAGCTTTTATCTGTTGCTGGTGCTTACTTTCGAGGTGATGAAAATAATAAGATGCTTCAAAGGATATATGGAACAGTATTTCCTAAAAAAAGTGAATTAGAATCTTATATTAATATGCTTGAAGAAGCCAAAAAGAGAGATCATAAAAAGCTAGGAAGAGAACTTAAATTATTTACATTTATGGAGGAAGGGCCTGGTTTCCCTTTTTTCCTACCAAATGGTGTTGTTTTAAAGAATAACTTAATTGAATATTGGAGAGGTATTCATAAAAAATTTGGATATGTAGAAATTGAAACTCCCATAATCTTAAACAGAAAACTTTGGGAAACTTCAGGACATTGGCAACACTATAAAGAAAATATGTATACAGTTAATATCGATGAAGAAGATTTTGCAATTAAGCCAATGAACTGTCCTGGGGGTATGCTTGTTTATAAGTCAGAACCTCATTCTTATAGGGATTTACCTATAAGAGTAGGAGAGCTTGGTAAAGTACACAGGCATGAGTTGTCCGGGGCTATACAGGGACTTATGAGAGCAAGAGCCTTCACTCAGGATGATGCTCATATATTCATGCTTCCGCAGCAAATAAAAGAAGAAATAAAGGGTGTAATCCGACTTATAGATGAAGTTTACTCAAGGTTTGGATTTAAATACAGTGTTGAACTTTCAACAAGACCAGAAAATTCTATGGGAAGCGATGAGGAGTGGCAAATAGCAGAAAGCTCCCTTGCTGCAGCATTAAACGAGATGAATATGCAATATAAGATAAATCAGGGTGATGGAGCATTTTATGGTCCAAAGATTGATTTTCATTTAGAAGATAGTCTAGGTAGACGTTGGCAGTGTGGAACTATACAATTAGACTTTCAACTTCCTCAAAGATTCGATTTAAACTATATTGGAAGTGATAGTGAGAAGCATAGACCAATAGTTATACACAGAGTAATCTTCGGAAGTTTGGAGAGATTCATAGGAGTATTAATAGAGCATTTTGCAGGTAAGTTTCCAACTTGGATTGCACCTGTACAGGTAAAAGTATTACCTATTTCAGAAAAATTTGCTGATTATGCAAAGAATGTTGCAGACCTCCTTAACGAAAATAACATCAGAGTAGAATTTGACAGTAGGGTAGAAAAGATTGGTTATAAAATTCGAGAAGCAAGAAATGAGAGAGTACCATATATTTTAGTTATAGGAGAAAAAGAGCAGCAAGAAGGTAATGTTTCTATGAGAAGTAGGAAAAATGGAGATGAGGGAACAGTTTCCTTAAGTGAATTTATTGCAAGGGTTAAGTATGAAATAGATAATAAAATTCTAGAAGTTTAA
- a CDS encoding ParM/StbA family protein — MNLTDISKKYPVLNKVLASVLTVDIGNTFTKTSTNVIFASRVSSVSKHGSRATGISNVTWNGKFYTVGNKEGKLNMESNKYMSEHYKLNLLNAIALSFKGETKIKVRLAVGLPAEYYIDHSIPLKNEIKKMERQSITINNIAYDIEILDVQVFKQGGTLSAETMEMFSYPMLLLDFGGGTLDVSQWKYEKDEFGNKVLGMTKASSFAQHGFEPITEALLTKFNSAEGSDGNYDISDAIEYLEDDELPFGETNVLQDIKDLVLRPYVEKAISSINSSFKPNTCKDIRIIGGPADLLLDYLQTEFKKTEPKLIDNKDPQCANAILFAERYKELLVLEYLDGNKEVASTTEAEQ, encoded by the coding sequence ATGAACTTAACAGATATATCAAAAAAATACCCTGTGCTAAACAAAGTGTTGGCCTCCGTATTAACTGTAGACATAGGAAATACATTTACAAAAACAAGTACAAATGTAATATTTGCTAGTAGAGTATCTTCTGTAAGCAAGCATGGTTCAAGGGCTACTGGAATAAGTAATGTAACCTGGAATGGGAAGTTTTATACAGTAGGTAACAAAGAGGGTAAGCTTAATATGGAATCTAACAAATACATGTCAGAACACTATAAGCTGAACTTACTTAATGCTATTGCACTTAGTTTTAAAGGTGAAACTAAGATAAAGGTAAGACTTGCTGTTGGACTTCCTGCGGAATATTATATAGACCATAGTATTCCACTTAAAAATGAAATCAAGAAGATGGAAAGACAATCTATAACAATAAACAATATAGCATATGATATTGAAATTTTAGATGTACAAGTATTTAAACAAGGAGGAACATTAAGTGCAGAAACTATGGAAATGTTTAGTTACCCAATGTTGTTACTTGACTTTGGTGGTGGTACTTTAGATGTATCTCAATGGAAATATGAAAAAGATGAATTCGGTAACAAGGTGCTAGGAATGACTAAGGCTAGTAGTTTTGCTCAACATGGTTTTGAGCCAATAACAGAGGCTTTGCTCACTAAGTTCAACTCAGCAGAAGGTTCTGACGGTAATTATGACATATCAGATGCTATTGAATACTTAGAAGACGATGAACTACCTTTTGGAGAGACAAATGTCTTACAAGACATTAAGGACTTAGTGTTAAGACCTTATGTAGAGAAAGCAATCAGTTCAATTAATAGTTCTTTTAAACCGAATACTTGTAAAGATATAAGAATAATAGGAGGTCCTGCTGATTTATTATTAGATTATTTACAAACTGAGTTTAAAAAAACTGAACCAAAACTAATAGATAATAAAGATCCTCAATGTGCTAATGCTATACTATTTGCTGAAAGATATAAGGAACTGCTAGTGCTTGAATACTTAGATGGAAATAAAGAAGTTGCTTCAACTACAGAAGCGGAACAATAA